Genomic segment of Drosophila takahashii strain IR98-3 E-12201 chromosome X, DtakHiC1v2, whole genome shotgun sequence:
CTTATGCTTCTAAGTAAAGAACtttatagttacttgaaaacCATCGTAGGTCCATGAACCAAACTTCATCTCACATCTTTGATCGTCGAATGGAAACCACGTAATATCGATCTTGCATGTAGATTTGAATATACCTGGAGGTACGTACAGACAGCTTCCATTGTTCCGCACCACCACATTTGTGGCATACGTCCCATCGAATCCCTCATCCGCACTAGAAAAGATGacaaggaataaaaaaagccACTAAAGGTATTTTCGAATAGATTATTTACCTATTGTACATTAGAACATCCGGTTTCCATAAGCGATGTGGTGGAATCCGAAGATCACGTACACCTCCGAATTCACTCGAATTCCATCGAAGATTCATGTCATTCCATTCctaagaaaataataagaaattcaaAATGCTTAATTCTTCTTAATTCGATGCTTGATTTTCACGttagattttccatttttacaattattatttaattattgtttctATCCCAGCGCTGCAAGCATGTGgcatatttacaatttaaatatttaattaaatttatttttaatattattttaatttacttatattatcacattttgaatttgaatttttattttcatatttttaatgtttacttttaattaatgcGCAATGTGTAAACATATGAATAACTTACCAATTTTAACCAAATATTCGTAATTAGCAGTTGGTTCTTTTCATCCTGAAAAGAGAAAAACGATATCTTAACTATGGGAACTTTCTTATAatatcaaatattattttatgaagtttatatttaaacagattaactataattttaatgtttataaatcataaaacgTAGGTAGTTGGTAAACGCGGGTCTTGGGACAAAGTTTTACTTACCACATCGATAATCTGCATGAGTGTTAGTCCGAAGCTCAGTTGCAATGGATCGGATTCGTTGACCACCGGACGTTCTAAGCTGTTGTAGTTGTCCAGAAGGGCGTGTAGCAACCGCTTTTCATGGGGTCCAGCCGTACAAGCTGAGGGTATTTATGGGggtaaaaataaggaaaacattAGGGATTTTTTGCTGTGCTTGTTGGAAGTGAAATTGGAATTTGCGAATTGAGGAAAGCATCTAATTAACGCGGAGACACTCACCCGGTATCATAATTAGAAGACCCAGGCCATAAACCAGCATCTTACCACCGTTTGCTGGGGCTTCCGGCAATGTGTGCGGCTGTGGGAAGCTCATGTTTGTTTCCTGACTGGAGCAGAATAGATTGTCCAACCGACGACTCAGTGATTGCCTCTTCATATCTTACTTCTTAACCCTtggaatccgaatccgaatccgataATCAGATGTTTGGGCGCGCAGACAGTTAGCAAGTTAGTAAGACGACTCAGCCTCCCTTAAGTTCACTTCCATAGTTTTGCATTTTGCTTGTTGTCTGTCCTCCGGTACGTTGGTGTTATAGTCGATATTCGAATTACTTCGGCTACTTGTTACCAACTTTTTGGAGCCACtgactttctttctttctaaTCTAATGCTTTTCGTTAGCTTTCGGTTTTTGATTGATTTCTCATATTGTTTTTCGCCTCGCAATTGGTTTCCTTAGCTCTGATTGTGGTTTCCTTTCTTATTTGCAACGATAACGGAATTTATTCTTATAGCGATCCATATTTGACAGGCtgcaattaaatataaacaatttacaaACTGCCATtagtagaaaataaaatatattattctaCTAAACAGAATATTGGCAATGAAAAATAggtcttaaatttggactacGACTATCATTTAGtagatttatttttctctaagAATTCTTATCAGACCACGAAAATATTGACAGTGAAAAGGATTATGAAATGATATCCCAAATTCGTTCATGTTAAAGTTGCAAAACAGTTGACAAATACGGTAAATAGTATATGATATGATTTCAaacttttattgaaaattctAGACATTTTTTAGTGTTGACTATTTTTGCTAAAGTAGCTTTAAGTGCCGCGATTTTTTAATACGAATTCCTCGTCATATTTAGGCCACATCCTGTTGtcctgttttctttttttctccaTCCATATCTGAAAAGAAATATGCTAATTAGCACTTCCATACAACTTAGGAATATGTAAGCTCGGAATTTATAGTCccaaaatcattatttaccatttattaaattaaagatagagcattataattttttttttcaaaacaaaaaccaattttattatttttaatataattttatttaacttactTTGGATGCAATCGATACTTGcatgcaatttttatttaaattgcccGCCAATTTATTTCGCGCAttcttgaaaaaatgttttaacctgaaaaaaaacgcacatgtttttttatttcagtgaTGATATTTTATAGATATCTTTGTAGATATTACTAGTTCAGTATAACACAAATTGTACCTAATTGATTACATTCTTATAAGTGCAAAAGTTGTCAAGCGACAATTGCGGAAAATTATGTATGCAGTAAACCAGCATATTCAGAGGCCATTCTAATCAAGCATCTAATAATACGGGCTGAGTTATGGCAGGCATTAAATAAGAAGATTAATTAGGTAAATGTTGGTA
This window contains:
- the nAChRalpha7 gene encoding neuronal acetylcholine receptor subunit alpha-7 isoform X3, whose amino-acid sequence is MKRQSLSRRLDNLFCSSQETNMSFPQPHTLPEAPANGGKMLVYGLGLLIMIPACTAGPHEKRLLHALLDNYNSLERPVVNESDPLQLSFGLTLMQIIDVDEKNQLLITNIWLKLEWNDMNLRWNSSEFGGVRDLRIPPHRLWKPDVLMYNSADEGFDGTYATNVVVRNNGSCLYVPPGIFKSTCKIDITWFPFDDQRCEMKFGSWTYDGFQLDLQLQDEAGGDISSFITNGEWDLLGVPGKRNEIYYNCCPEPYIDITFAILIRRKTLYYFFNLIVPCVLIASMALLGFTLPPDSGEKLSLGVTILLSLTVFLNMVAETMPATSDAVPLLDKSNIPLLVTLHIAHAKTRTGWLRMSAAALIIEFI